One genomic region from Salvia hispanica cultivar TCC Black 2014 chromosome 2, UniMelb_Shisp_WGS_1.0, whole genome shotgun sequence encodes:
- the LOC125203271 gene encoding chaperone protein dnaJ 8, chloroplastic-like, with translation MAAAVGCGSSWAQFKDISPRRSSRSKNGDSKGFRVSCVSSTVADPYQTLRIRPGSSESEIKKAFRQLALKYHPDVCRGSNCGVQFHQINEAYNIVMSNVRGESSGVEYYEEEQVSEEQDWELWEEWMGWEGAGIRDYTSHINPYI, from the exons aTGGCTGCTGCTGTGGGTTGTGGGTCTTCCTGGGCTCAATTCAAGGATATCTCGCCTCGAAGAAGCTCGAGGAGTAAAAATGGCGATAGTAAGGGATTTAGGGTTTCGTGTGTGTCTTCTACCGTGGCTGATCCGTACCAGACACTGCGAATTCGCCCTGGCTCGTCTGAatctgagattaagaaggcaTTTAGGCAGCTTGCTCTTAAG TATCATCCAGATGTCTGTAGAGGAAGCAATTGCGGCGTCCAATTTCACCAAATTAACGAAGCATACAAT ATTGTGATGAGTAATGTGAGGGGAGAATCAAGTGGGGTGGAGTATTATGAGGAGGAGCAGGTTAGTGAAGAACAAGATTGGGAGCTTTGGGAGGAATGGATGGGATGGGAAGGAGCTGGGATTCGTGATTACACCTCACATATTAATCCATATATTTGA